Genomic DNA from Solanum pennellii chromosome 3, SPENNV200:
GTTAGTCCTATCCGCCGCCTTCAGGACAACACCATATGCTTGTGGACAATGAATAACAGGAAAGCTGATCAATGCTTCCAATCCTGCTTCTCTCAGAATTCTCTTCAACATTGCCAGCACCGGGAATGCTGCAGCTGGGCTGCCTGGCCTCTTCCAATAACTCTCCATACGGCTACCTTTAGCAAATAAGTTAGAACCATTCTTTTGGTCATTTTGTACACCTACACTCCCATTAGCATCCTTGTTTTCACCTGACTCAGAAGTCCTCAATGAAGCTTCTGTAGTTTGCCTACAATCGAGGAACTGCATATCTAGGTCCTCAAGCTTTTGGTATGCATCAAGGAATATCTTAAGCTGTCGTGGTCCCACAACAACTAAAGGTTCATGAGGAGTTTCATTAAGTAAATCGCGTCGGAGAGCAAGTATTCTTGCAATACCAGTATGATGATCAGCATGAATATGAGAAATCCAAATGCACCTTAGACCTTTTACAGCTTCATCAGCACCTTCAATGCCAAATCTGTTTACCAAGCAGCACATTATCCCCCAAACTGCGGTTAGACAAAAACCATAtgtaaaattgatattaatGAGCTTATACATTACCTTCTTTTTAGCTGTCCCAATGTTCCTTCACCACAATCTAACAGAATACTTCCCTTTGAGAAAAGATTGATAAAAATGGAAGTGACATTTCGATATTTTGAAGGCTGGGAAGAACCAGTTCCAAGAAGAACAATCTCCATATCCTCTCTTGTTATACCTTCCAAACAACTAGGTAATGCAGTTTCATGCAACCAGGGCTCTTCTATCACAACATTGTTGGCCTGCAATGTCGTGCTGCCTCCATTTGCAATTTTGTTACCATGATGCAACAGTTGGGTAATATGCTCAGAAGCATCCACAATTTCAGGAATTTCTGTAATTAAGTCTTCTATGATTTTTGGCCGAGAAGTAATTTCAGGAATACCAGATCTGTCTAAACCAAGCTGTGCATATGGGCGAAGATGGAACTGTTCCACAAAATAGTTGTTCATTTTGAGTGATGTCCAACCCAGCATCAAAGTCAAACAACGCATGAGGTAAATTGCAGTCAATTCCAACAGAAAAGCTCAAATACATTTCGAACCAAACAAAACCAAACTTGGCATACAGTTTCTAGATTCTAACTCTACGCCATAAGGCAATCGGATTAAATATATAAACTCTCACCTTGAGGAGGTTCTCTGCCGTAATAACTTGACATGAAGCTGGAAGAGAGAACTgcagaaacaaaataaagataatttacCAATTAAACAAGCATCCCCAATATTGATTCTCTGTCCAAAGTAAACTTATCTTCCATTCAAGCATAATTCCAATATAATGTACCTCACTTGGACCCTTAGAGACTGAGGGTAAGCTCTTTAACTGCGGAAGAGACCAAAAACCAGGCGAAGGAAAGAATTGAGGGCACAAGTAGTTCAGCCTTGTGGCAATTCTTGCACTAGACTTCAGAATTGGAATTTCAACATTCTTCCTGCGATTTGTACAAGAAAATCATGATGGTACATAAGCAGGAAATACACGTAAACAGCAGAAAGATGTATATCAGCCTTAAAAGAAGAGAGCATTCTAAGGTTACTCACAACTGATGTCCTGCCATGACGTGCTGCACCTCACCAAATCTTGACATCCATTGCTGATATTCAGTTGTACACGTTACTGAAGCAGGACTAAGGTGTATCACACAATCAACTTTTTTGCACATTTCCTTGGATTGTTCGGATGGATCTGAGTAATACGGAGTGAGAGAATGTACAGACGACAATTCTTGCAGATGAGACGGTGTTGGGCAGTCAACAACGAGTACAATAGGACCAGGAACAGAAGGCCCCAATACATCACTAGGGTGAACCTGCACAATGCtcactgaaataatgagatgagTACAAAGTGAAGTAACAGCAAATAATAATCCCTATTCTTACCATGATGTCTTGATGATCTGACTGTACAGAATTCCCGAGTTGCAATTCACGGCATTTTGGGCCAGGTCTCAACCCAAGAGCAGCAGCCTTTTTGGGATCAAACTTTCCCTTAATTTCAGGCAACTCACAAACATACACTACAGCAAGATCCCCAGGCTTCAATGCAAATTCAGCTGTGGACTGCATCCTCTCTGCTGAAAGATTTTCACCAACTAGTGAATCATCAAGTTCAGAGGATCCTTCCTTTGTCGTCTTAGACACTTTTGAGTAACGTGGTCGCAACAGAACAGCAGATATTTTGACAACCTCATCGTTAATAGGAACAAAGAGTTCATCAGTAGCCCCCGAAG
This window encodes:
- the LOC107014943 gene encoding tRNase Z TRZ3, mitochondrial, producing MPQISSLRLLFSSANHHALLTSPLTPKPSLYLSHLFKIKHPPFLHTHTHKPCRLLFAAYSRKPKNIERPGSSSGSRRRSSSSSSNKENKGKSVMEESSSSAIAESVGFNKRRAEGKDKNDGPRKNLQLKVRKLNPVNTISYVQILGTGMDTQDTTPSVLLFFDKQRFIFNAGEGLQRFCTEHKIKLSKIDHIFLSRVCSETAGGLPGLLLTLAGMGEEGMSVNVWGPSDLKYLVNAMKSFIPNAAMVHARSFGPPVDSSGATDELFVPINDEVVKISAVLLRPRYSKVSKTTKEGSSELDDSLVGENLSAERMQSTAEFALKPGDLAVVYVCELPEIKGKFDPKKAAALGLRPGPKCRELQLGNSVQSDHQDIMVHPSDVLGPSVPGPIVLVVDCPTPSHLQELSSVHSLTPYYSDPSEQSKEMCKKVDCVIHLSPASVTCTTEYQQWMSRFGEVQHVMAGHQLKNVEIPILKSSARIATRLNYLCPQFFPSPGFWSLPQLKSLPSVSKGPSEFSLPASCQVITAENLLKFHLRPYAQLGLDRSGIPEITSRPKIIEDLITEIPEIVDASEHITQLLHHGNKIANGGSTTLQANNVVIEEPWLHETALPSCLEGITREDMEIVLLGTGSSQPSKYRNVTSIFINLFSKGSILLDCGEGTLGQLKRRFGIEGADEAVKGLRCIWISHIHADHHTGIARILALRRDLLNETPHEPLVVVGPRQLKIFLDAYQKLEDLDMQFLDCRQTTEASLRTSESGENKDANGSVGVQNDQKNGSNLFAKGSRMESYWKRPGSPAAAFPVLAMLKRILREAGLEALISFPVIHCPQAYGVVLKAADRTNSTGKKIPGWKIVYSGDTRPCPELVAASHGATVLIHEATFEDGMVEEAIARNHSTTQEAIEVGDAAGAYRIILTHFSQRYPKIPVFDETHMHKTSIAFDMMSVNLADLAMLPRVLPYLKLLFRDEMIVDESDDVNVATAAAI